A DNA window from Iodobacter ciconiae contains the following coding sequences:
- the purD gene encoding phosphoribosylamine--glycine ligase translates to MNILVIGSGGREHALAWKIAQSERVGKVFVAPGNAGTALEKDLTNVDISAIDELIKFAKTENIGITIVGPEAPLSQGVVDAFRDAGLKIFGPTRAAAQLEWSKDFAKAFMLRHGIPTAAYQTFTNADEAHAYIKAQGAPIVIKADGLAAGKGVVVAVTLDEAHAAVDSMLSDNKFGDAGARVVIEECLIGEEASFIVMVDGKNVLAMASSQDHKRLLDGDEGPNTGGMGAYSPAPVITPDVHAKVMREVILPTVQGMAKDGIVFTGFLYAGLMIDTLGNPKVIEYNCRFGDPETQPIMLRLKSDFVTLLEHGVNGTLDQVEAEWDRRVAMGVVMAAANYPETPRKSDLISGLPTVALEDGHVFHAGTVLNEQGEAITAGGRVLCVTAFGDSFKMAQKRAYQILAGVSFTGAQYRSDIGWRAIGRK, encoded by the coding sequence ATGAATATTTTAGTGATTGGTTCGGGTGGTCGTGAGCATGCGTTGGCCTGGAAAATTGCCCAATCCGAACGTGTAGGTAAAGTTTTTGTAGCGCCAGGTAATGCAGGTACGGCACTGGAAAAAGATTTAACTAATGTAGACATCAGCGCCATTGATGAGCTGATCAAATTTGCTAAAACAGAAAATATCGGCATCACCATCGTGGGGCCAGAGGCTCCATTATCGCAAGGTGTGGTTGACGCCTTTCGCGACGCGGGTTTGAAAATCTTTGGCCCAACCCGTGCTGCAGCGCAGCTGGAATGGTCCAAAGACTTTGCCAAAGCCTTTATGCTGCGCCATGGTATTCCCACTGCCGCTTACCAGACGTTTACCAATGCGGATGAAGCGCATGCTTACATCAAGGCACAGGGCGCTCCGATTGTCATCAAGGCGGATGGGCTGGCTGCTGGCAAGGGGGTTGTTGTTGCTGTAACTTTGGATGAAGCGCACGCAGCGGTTGACTCTATGCTGTCAGATAATAAATTTGGTGATGCGGGCGCTCGTGTAGTGATTGAAGAGTGTCTTATCGGGGAGGAAGCCAGCTTTATTGTGATGGTTGACGGTAAAAATGTACTGGCAATGGCTTCCAGCCAGGATCATAAACGTCTTCTGGATGGTGATGAAGGCCCGAATACTGGGGGAATGGGGGCATATAGCCCGGCGCCTGTGATCACCCCTGATGTGCACGCCAAAGTCATGCGTGAAGTCATCTTACCCACCGTTCAGGGTATGGCTAAAGATGGCATCGTCTTTACCGGCTTTTTGTATGCTGGTTTGATGATTGATACTTTGGGTAATCCTAAGGTGATCGAATATAATTGCCGTTTTGGTGATCCTGAAACCCAGCCGATTATGCTGCGTTTAAAGAGCGATTTTGTCACTTTGCTCGAGCACGGTGTAAATGGCACTCTGGATCAGGTTGAGGCCGAATGGGATAGACGCGTGGCAATGGGTGTGGTGATGGCTGCGGCCAATTATCCGGAAACTCCTCGCAAAAGTGATTTAATCTCAGGTCTGCCGACGGTGGCTTTGGAAGATGGTCATGTGTTTCACGCAGGCACCGTGCTTAATGAACAAGGTGAAGCCATTACTGCTGGTGGCCGTGTGCTTTGTGTTACCGCTTTTGGCGACAGTTTTAAAATGGCGCAAAAACGCGCTTATCAAATTCTGGCGGGTGTATCATTTACCGGTGCTCAGTATCGTAGTGATATCGGCTGGCGGGCGATTGGCCGTAAATAA
- a CDS encoding phospholipid:lipid A palmitoyltransferase, translated as MKKLFATLCLLIALPASAIDCSNMWDWATAACQRVDKINREGKNDLLVSGYSWHQRSTYEAEKLESFNEFAYGGGLGKRIEFENGDQEFIYGMILADSHEDPQLQVGYMRLWFWPVVGKLSVGAGMSLSLISRQDVIAGIPFPAPLPFLAVRYGKASVMGTFIPRLNGQLNNGNVAYFFGRYEFD; from the coding sequence ATGAAAAAACTGTTTGCCACCCTTTGCTTGCTGATTGCTTTACCTGCATCTGCAATAGATTGCTCCAATATGTGGGATTGGGCGACGGCGGCTTGTCAGCGCGTAGATAAAATTAACCGGGAAGGCAAGAATGATTTGCTGGTTTCGGGGTATTCCTGGCATCAGCGCTCTACTTATGAAGCCGAGAAGCTGGAGTCATTTAATGAGTTTGCTTACGGTGGCGGCCTGGGGAAGCGGATTGAATTTGAAAATGGGGATCAGGAATTTATCTACGGCATGATTCTGGCCGATTCGCACGAGGATCCACAGCTGCAGGTGGGCTATATGCGTCTCTGGTTTTGGCCGGTTGTTGGGAAGCTATCGGTAGGCGCGGGGATGTCGCTCTCTCTGATATCGCGCCAGGATGTGATTGCCGGAATTCCCTTTCCGGCACCTCTTCCTTTTTTAGCGGTACGTTATGGTAAGGCCTCGGTGATGGGCACTTTTATTCCTCGTTTAAATGGCCAGCTTAATAATGGCAATGTGGCTTATTTCTTTGGCCGCTACGAATTTGATTAA
- the purH gene encoding bifunctional phosphoribosylaminoimidazolecarboxamide formyltransferase/IMP cyclohydrolase produces the protein MTKITRALISVSDKTGVLDFAKALAALGVEILSTGGTAKLFSDNGVPVIEVADYTGFPEMLDGRVKTLHPKIHGGILGRRDLPAHVATMAEHQIGNIDLVCVNLYPFEATIVRPDCNYEDAIENIDIGGPAMVRSAAKNHAHVAIVTDAGDYALLIKEMQANGGGLLLATRKVLAKKAFSHTAAYDGAISNYLTALTAEGEKKSYPDRLNMQFVKVQDMRYGENPHQSAAFYRDIDPAMGSLADYKQLQGKELSYNNVADSDAAWECVKQFAEPACVIVKHANPCGVAVGTDSYSAYRLAFATDTTSAFGGIIAFNQTVDADTAEAVSKQFMEVLIAPSYTAEALALLAKKQNVRVLEVPVEQGANRFDVKRVGGGLLVQTPDSHILTLSDLKVVTKLQPTKAQLKDLLFAWNVAKFVKSNAIVFCGKGQTLGVGAGQMSRVDSTKIAAIKAKSAGLDLRGSVAASDAFFPFRDGVDVIAENGVSAIIQPGGSVRDDEVIAAADEHGIAMVVTGIRHFRH, from the coding sequence ATGACCAAAATTACCCGAGCGCTAATCAGCGTATCCGATAAAACCGGTGTGCTTGATTTTGCCAAAGCATTGGCAGCTCTTGGCGTCGAAATTTTGTCGACCGGTGGAACCGCTAAATTGTTTAGCGACAATGGCGTACCAGTAATTGAAGTGGCAGATTACACCGGCTTTCCTGAGATGCTTGATGGACGGGTAAAAACACTGCATCCAAAAATTCATGGCGGTATTTTGGGCCGCCGCGATTTGCCTGCACACGTAGCCACCATGGCTGAACACCAGATTGGTAATATCGATCTGGTCTGTGTGAATCTCTACCCGTTTGAAGCGACGATTGTCCGCCCTGATTGCAATTATGAAGATGCAATCGAAAACATCGATATCGGTGGCCCGGCTATGGTGCGCTCTGCCGCTAAAAACCATGCCCATGTGGCGATTGTGACAGATGCTGGTGATTACGCCTTGCTGATCAAAGAAATGCAGGCTAATGGCGGTGGCTTATTGCTGGCAACGCGTAAAGTGCTGGCTAAAAAGGCCTTTAGTCATACCGCTGCTTACGATGGTGCGATTTCTAATTACCTGACGGCGCTGACCGCCGAGGGCGAGAAAAAATCTTATCCGGATCGCCTGAATATGCAATTCGTTAAAGTGCAAGATATGCGCTATGGCGAAAACCCTCATCAAAGCGCGGCTTTTTACCGCGATATCGACCCTGCCATGGGTAGTCTTGCTGATTACAAGCAATTGCAGGGTAAGGAATTAAGCTACAACAATGTGGCCGATTCTGACGCAGCCTGGGAATGCGTGAAGCAGTTTGCAGAGCCTGCTTGCGTGATTGTGAAACATGCCAACCCTTGTGGTGTGGCCGTAGGCACAGACAGCTACTCGGCTTATCGCTTAGCATTTGCAACGGATACCACCAGTGCATTTGGTGGCATTATCGCGTTTAACCAGACTGTCGATGCTGATACTGCAGAAGCTGTTTCCAAGCAATTTATGGAAGTGCTGATTGCCCCCTCTTACACAGCAGAAGCATTGGCTTTGCTGGCCAAAAAACAGAATGTTCGTGTGCTGGAAGTGCCGGTAGAGCAGGGCGCGAATCGTTTTGATGTGAAGCGCGTGGGTGGTGGCTTATTGGTGCAAACACCTGACTCACACATTCTTACATTGAGTGATCTAAAAGTAGTCACCAAGCTTCAGCCAACCAAAGCACAGCTTAAAGATTTGCTGTTTGCCTGGAATGTTGCCAAATTTGTTAAATCAAATGCCATTGTCTTTTGCGGTAAAGGCCAGACGCTGGGTGTAGGGGCGGGCCAGATGAGCCGCGTTGATTCAACCAAAATTGCGGCCATAAAAGCAAAAAGCGCAGGTCTTGATTTACGCGGCTCGGTGGCGGCTTCTGATGCCTTTTTTCCTTTCCGTGATGGTGTGGATGTGATTGCTGAAAATGGTGTTTCTGCAATTATTCAGCCAGGCGGCTCGGTGCGGGATGATGAAGTGATTGCTGCTGCGGATGAGCATGGTATTGCAATGGTGGTAACAGGGATTCGTCATTTCCGTCATTAA
- a CDS encoding helix-turn-helix domain-containing protein: MSTQTDLIAEAIYASLDQYFQDLDGEPPCAMYDMVLARVEKPLLELVLERVEGNQTRAADMLGINRNTLRKKLQIYDLL, from the coding sequence ATGAGTACTCAAACCGATCTGATCGCCGAGGCAATTTACGCTTCTCTCGACCAGTATTTCCAGGACCTGGATGGCGAACCGCCGTGCGCGATGTACGATATGGTCCTGGCCCGTGTTGAAAAGCCACTATTGGAATTAGTATTGGAGCGCGTAGAGGGAAATCAGACACGGGCCGCCGATATGCTGGGCATTAACCGCAATACCTTGCGTAAAAAATTACAGATTTACGATTTGCTGTAA